In Mycobacterium tuberculosis H37Rv, a single window of DNA contains:
- a CDS encoding HTH-type transcriptional regulator, which yields MVEPMNQSSVFQPPDRQRVDERIATTIADAILDGVFPPGSTLPPERDLAERLGVNRTSLRQGLARLQQMGLIEVRHGSGSVVRDPEGLTHPAVVEALVRKLGPDFLVELLEIRAALGPLIGRLAAARSTPEDAEALCAALEVVQQADTAAARQAADLAYFRVLIHSTRNRALGLLYRWVEHAFGGREHALTGAYDDADPVLTDLRAINGAVLAGDPAAAAATVEAYLNASALRMVKSYRDRA from the coding sequence TTGGTTGAGCCAATGAACCAGTCAAGTGTCTTTCAGCCGCCGGATCGGCAGCGGGTGGATGAGCGGATCGCGACGACGATCGCCGACGCCATCCTCGACGGCGTCTTCCCGCCGGGCTCGACCCTGCCGCCCGAGCGAGACCTGGCAGAGCGGCTCGGTGTCAACCGCACCTCGCTACGCCAGGGTCTGGCGCGACTGCAACAGATGGGCCTGATCGAGGTGCGGCACGGCAGCGGCAGTGTGGTCCGTGACCCCGAGGGGCTCACCCATCCCGCGGTGGTCGAGGCGCTGGTGCGCAAACTGGGCCCCGACTTCCTCGTCGAGTTGCTGGAGATCCGCGCGGCGTTAGGCCCGTTGATTGGCCGCCTGGCGGCCGCCCGGAGCACGCCCGAGGATGCCGAGGCGTTGTGTGCGGCGCTGGAAGTGGTGCAACAGGCGGACACGGCCGCGGCGCGGCAGGCAGCCGATCTTGCCTACTTCCGGGTGCTCATCCACAGCACTCGCAACCGCGCATTGGGGTTGCTCTACCGCTGGGTGGAGCACGCCTTCGGCGGCCGCGAGCATGCGCTCACCGGGGCCTACGACGACGCGGACCCAGTGTTGACCGACCTGCGGGCGATCAACGGGGCGGTGCTGGCCGGTGACCCGGCGGCCGCTGCCGCGACCGTCGAGGCGTATCTGAACGCCAGTGCGCTGCGCATGGTCAAGTCCTACCGCGACCGCGCTTAG
- a CDS encoding GMC-type oxidoreductase, whose amino-acid sequence MSRLADRAKSYPLASFGAALLPPELGGPLPAQFVQRVDRYVTRLPATSRFAVRAGLASLAAASYLTTGRSLPRLHPDERARVLHRIAALSPEVAAAVEGLKAIVLLANGADTYAHELLARAQEHDAARPDAELTVILSADSPSVTRADAVVVGSGAGGAMVARTLARAGLDVVVLEEGRRWTVEEFRSTHPVDRYAGLYRGAGATVALGRPAVVLPMGRAVGGTTVVNSGTCFRPSLAVQRRWRDEFGLGLADPDQLGRRLDDAEQTLRVAPVPLEIMGRNGRLLLQAAKSLGWRAAPIPRNAPGCRGCCQCAIGCPSNAKFGVHLNALPQACAAGARIISWARVERILHRAGRAYGVRARRPDGTTLDVLADAVVVAAGATETPGLLRRSGLGGHPRLGHNLALHPATMLAGLFDDDVFAWRGVLQSAAVHEFHESDGVLIEATSTPPGMGSMVFPGYGAELLRWLDRAPQIATFGAMVADRGVGTVRSVRGETVVRYDIAPGEIAKLRVALQAIGRLLFAAGAVEVLTGIPGAPPMRSLPELQDVLRRANPRSLHLAAFHPTGTAAAGADEQLCPVDATGRLRGVEGVWVADASILPSCPEVNPQLSIMAMALAVADQTVAKVVGVR is encoded by the coding sequence ATGAGCCGGCTCGCCGATCGGGCTAAGTCCTATCCGTTGGCCTCGTTCGGCGCCGCGCTGCTGCCGCCGGAGCTCGGCGGCCCGTTGCCGGCTCAATTCGTGCAGCGCGTTGACCGCTACGTCACACGACTGCCGGCGACCTCACGATTCGCGGTGCGCGCCGGGCTGGCTTCACTGGCGGCGGCCAGCTACCTCACCACCGGCCGGTCGCTACCGCGACTGCACCCGGACGAGCGGGCACGGGTGCTGCACCGGATCGCCGCACTGAGCCCGGAAGTCGCTGCGGCCGTGGAGGGGTTGAAGGCGATCGTGCTGTTGGCCAACGGCGCCGACACCTACGCGCACGAATTGCTCGCCCGCGCCCAGGAACATGACGCGGCGCGCCCCGACGCGGAGTTGACCGTCATCTTGTCGGCGGACAGCCCATCCGTCACCAGGGCCGATGCGGTGGTCGTCGGCTCCGGGGCGGGCGGCGCGATGGTCGCGCGCACGCTGGCCCGGGCCGGCCTTGACGTGGTCGTGCTCGAAGAGGGACGGCGCTGGACGGTCGAGGAGTTCCGTAGCACCCACCCGGTCGACCGTTATGCCGGGTTGTACCGTGGCGCCGGGGCCACCGTCGCGCTCGGGCGACCGGCGGTGGTGCTGCCGATGGGCCGGGCGGTGGGCGGCACCACCGTCGTCAACTCCGGCACCTGCTTTCGGCCTTCACTTGCCGTGCAGCGGCGCTGGCGTGACGAGTTCGGTCTCGGCCTGGCCGACCCCGACCAGCTGGGACGTCGTCTTGACGATGCGGAGCAAACACTGCGGGTTGCGCCGGTGCCGCTGGAGATCATGGGCCGCAACGGGCGCCTGTTGCTGCAGGCCGCCAAGTCGCTGGGCTGGCGGGCGGCGCCCATCCCGCGCAATGCGCCGGGGTGCCGTGGCTGTTGCCAGTGCGCGATCGGCTGCCCCAGCAACGCCAAGTTCGGCGTGCACCTCAACGCCCTGCCGCAAGCCTGCGCGGCCGGCGCGCGGATCATCTCCTGGGCGCGGGTCGAACGGATCCTGCACCGCGCCGGGCGGGCCTATGGCGTGCGAGCCCGCCGGCCCGACGGCACCACACTCGACGTGCTGGCCGACGCGGTCGTCGTCGCCGCCGGTGCGACGGAGACGCCAGGACTGTTGCGGCGCAGCGGTCTTGGTGGGCACCCGCGACTGGGCCACAACCTTGCGCTGCACCCGGCAACTATGCTGGCCGGGCTCTTCGACGACGACGTCTTCGCGTGGCGCGGGGTGCTGCAGAGCGCGGCGGTTCACGAGTTTCACGAATCCGACGGCGTGCTGATCGAGGCCACCTCCACACCGCCGGGCATGGGGTCGATGGTCTTCCCCGGCTACGGGGCCGAGCTGCTCCGCTGGCTCGACCGGGCGCCGCAGATCGCAACATTCGGGGCGATGGTGGCCGATCGGGGCGTCGGCACGGTGCGGTCGGTGCGCGGCGAGACGGTGGTGCGCTATGACATAGCTCCAGGTGAGATCGCCAAGCTACGGGTCGCGCTGCAGGCCATTGGCCGGCTGCTCTTTGCCGCCGGCGCGGTGGAGGTGCTGACCGGTATCCCCGGCGCCCCACCGATGCGGTCCCTGCCCGAGCTGCAGGATGTGCTGCGCCGAGCCAACCCCAGAAGCCTGCACCTGGCCGCCTTCCATCCGACGGGCACCGCGGCCGCCGGCGCCGACGAGCAGCTTTGTCCGGTCGACGCGACGGGCCGGCTGCGCGGCGTCGAGGGCGTGTGGGTTGCCGACGCCTCGATCCTGCCCAGCTGCCCGGAAGTGAACCCGCAGCTGTCCATCATGGCGATGGCACTGGCCGTAGCCGACCAGACAGTCGCCAAGGTTGTCGGCGTCCGCTAG
- a CDS encoding transmembrane protein, whose translation MTGPHPETESSGNRQISVAELLARQGVTGAPARRRRRRRGDSDAITVAELTGEIPIIRDDHHHAGPDAHASQSPAANGRVQVGEAAPQSPAEPVAEQVAEEPTRTVYWSQPEPRWPKSPPQDRRESGPELSEYPRPLRHTHSDRAPAGPPSGAEHMSPDPVEHYPDLWVDVLDTEVGEAEAETEVREAQPGRGERHAAAAAAGTDVEGDGAAEARVARRALDVVPTLWRGALVVLQSILAVAFGAGLFIAFDQLWRWNSIVALVLSVMVILGLVVSVRAVRKTEDIASTLIAVAVGALITLGPLALLQSG comes from the coding sequence ATGACGGGACCACACCCCGAAACAGAGAGCTCCGGTAACCGGCAGATCTCGGTGGCCGAGTTGCTGGCCAGGCAAGGGGTCACCGGCGCCCCGGCCCGACGGCGCCGGCGGCGACGCGGCGATAGTGACGCCATCACGGTCGCCGAGCTGACCGGTGAGATTCCGATCATTCGTGACGACCATCACCACGCCGGCCCGGACGCGCACGCGAGCCAGTCTCCGGCGGCTAACGGGCGAGTCCAGGTTGGCGAAGCTGCCCCACAGTCGCCGGCGGAACCAGTCGCCGAGCAGGTTGCCGAAGAGCCAACGAGAACCGTGTACTGGTCGCAACCCGAGCCGCGCTGGCCCAAGTCCCCCCCGCAGGACCGGCGCGAGTCCGGGCCCGAGCTTAGCGAGTACCCGCGGCCACTGCGCCACACGCATAGCGACAGAGCACCCGCGGGGCCGCCGTCCGGTGCCGAACACATGAGTCCGGATCCGGTCGAGCACTACCCCGATCTCTGGGTGGATGTCCTGGACACCGAGGTGGGCGAAGCGGAAGCCGAGACCGAGGTGCGCGAAGCGCAACCTGGGCGCGGCGAGCGCCACGCCGCAGCGGCGGCGGCCGGCACCGACGTCGAGGGTGATGGTGCGGCCGAGGCGCGGGTTGCCCGTCGTGCCCTGGACGTGGTCCCGACGCTGTGGCGCGGCGCGTTGGTCGTGCTGCAGTCGATCCTGGCCGTTGCCTTCGGTGCCGGGTTGTTCATCGCCTTCGACCAGTTGTGGCGCTGGAACAGCATAGTGGCGCTAGTGCTATCGGTGATGGTCATCCTTGGCCTAGTGGTCTCGGTGCGGGCAGTCCGCAAGACCGAAGACATCGCCAGTACGTTGATCGCGGTTGCGGTGGGGGCGCTGATTACCCTGGGACCGCTGGCCTTGTTGCAATCGGGCTAG